From the genome of Jannaschia sp. S6380:
TCGCAGGCGACCCGACCGTGACCCATGACTGGGCGGGCGCCCGGTGGGCGTTCGTCGACGCCATGCACCGCGCCGAGTTCGCCGCAGCCCCGCAAACCTTCGCCCCCCGGTATGGCGGTTTCTGCGCCTGGGCCGTTGCGGCGAAGGGTGCGCTCTATTCCACGCAGCCGGCGAACTGGGCCATCGTGGACGGTGCGCTGTATCTGAATTTCGACGACGCGGTCCAGGCGCGGTGGGACGCGGATCGCGCGGGGTTCATCCGCCGGGCCGACGCACGCTGGCCCGGGATCGTCGCGCAGGCCTGAGCCCGCCTCAGAACATCATCTGATAGCTCTCGGGGACCCAATGGAAACCGTCGCCCCGCGCCTCGACATAGCCTACGGCCGGGAACGGCATGTG
Proteins encoded in this window:
- a CDS encoding YHS domain-containing (seleno)protein, with the translated sequence MDRRTLLIGGATAAFATTAAAGLLLPRGLAPAQVFTRDGYALGGTDPIAYFTHGRPIAGDPTVTHDWAGARWAFVDAMHRAEFAAAPQTFAPRYGGFCAWAVAAKGALYSTQPANWAIVDGALYLNFDDAVQARWDADRAGFIRRADARWPGIVAQA